A genomic region of Candidatus Kapaibacterium sp. contains the following coding sequences:
- the ileS gene encoding isoleucine--tRNA ligase, whose translation MYKALPEKFTYPQLEEEVLKYWDDNKIFDKSLEWRESNPYYSFYEGPPTVNGKPGVHHLIARAIKDTICRYKTMQGFYVRRQAGWDTHGLPVEIAMEKELGLKDKSDIEKFGIEKFNKECKALVYKNIEMDDGWSYLTKRMGYWVDLDQAYITCTNNYIESLWWALKQFYEKGYIYRGFKVVPQSPTIETPLSSHELSLGYKDVQDPNCYLKLKIVNASKPSLANAQIMVWTTTPWTLLANVALAVGKDIDYVHVRNIRKQKEDVLVDELILAKARLNVLEGEVEILDEFKGSELIGTVYEQIFPYVNIDRSEFPNALTVLPGDFVSTEDGSGIVHLAPAFGEDDYQMSKTHKLPFAQPVTPNGHFTEDMGPFAGRAIKTFVYKEHTEEGSDKDIIIALKYADKIYRSTNDYVHSYPHCWRTGNPIMYYARESWFIKSPEYKQQMVDRNKEINWQPPEIGSGRFGNWLEDVKEWSLSRDRYWGTPLPIWVNENDKSDYFAVGSIAELNEGKYEMPDGKRVSLDQSGQEIDLHRPFVDSVVFEKNGTTYRRVHEVIDVWFDSGAMPFAQLHYPFENKDIFDKIFPGDFIAEGIDQTRGWFYTLHNIAVALFDKPAFKNIVVNELILDKNGVKMSKRLGNTVDPFVLMNNYGADAVRWYLFTNNPPWKTTKFNEEDIAKTVISDFLRSLTNTYAFFALYSNIDEFDGSESFIEVQERPEIDRWIISRLNTLVKEYRFLMDNYEMTKAPRALQAFVIDELSNWYIRRNRRRFWKGEKDADKIAAYQTLREVLVTIAKLMSPVAPFISEYLYLRLRADADPISVHLNDLPEVKEELIETDLETRMNAAQIITSLARFLREKANIRVRQPLRRILIPVNSPQQRRDIQSVESIIKEEINIKAIEYVSAEETSIVKKSAKPNFKVIGKKFGKQVQFVANSIKALTDDEIKELEHNNKLAIQTEAGTFEIVTEDVEIISQDIEGWLVASESNLTVAIDTTLDEELIFEGLSREFVSKIQKIRKDSGFEVTDRIIIGYNSSDEIRKAVEMKMDYILGETLADSISFDAVTDGYDDVEILDEMIKIIIKRANK comes from the coding sequence ATGTATAAGGCACTGCCTGAAAAGTTCACGTATCCTCAACTCGAAGAAGAAGTGTTGAAATATTGGGACGACAATAAAATATTCGACAAATCGCTGGAATGGCGGGAGTCCAACCCTTACTACAGCTTTTACGAGGGTCCTCCGACGGTGAACGGCAAACCCGGTGTGCACCATCTAATCGCTCGCGCCATCAAAGATACTATTTGCCGCTACAAAACTATGCAAGGATTTTATGTTCGACGTCAAGCCGGATGGGATACTCATGGGCTACCGGTCGAAATTGCAATGGAAAAAGAATTAGGATTGAAAGACAAATCTGATATTGAAAAATTTGGAATCGAAAAATTCAACAAAGAATGCAAAGCATTAGTCTATAAAAATATCGAAATGGATGATGGTTGGAGCTATCTCACCAAACGAATGGGATATTGGGTGGACCTCGACCAAGCATACATCACTTGCACTAATAACTATATCGAATCTTTGTGGTGGGCTTTAAAGCAATTCTACGAAAAAGGATATATTTATCGCGGTTTCAAAGTTGTGCCGCAATCCCCAACAATCGAAACTCCACTTAGCTCGCATGAGCTATCCTTGGGCTATAAAGATGTCCAAGACCCGAATTGCTATTTAAAATTGAAAATTGTAAATGCCTCAAAACCAAGTCTTGCTAATGCACAGATTATGGTGTGGACGACTACTCCATGGACTTTGCTCGCAAACGTGGCACTTGCTGTTGGCAAGGACATTGACTACGTTCATGTGCGTAACATTCGCAAACAAAAAGAAGATGTTTTGGTTGATGAGTTGATTCTTGCCAAAGCCAGATTAAATGTATTAGAAGGGGAAGTTGAAATTCTTGATGAATTCAAAGGCTCCGAGCTAATTGGTACTGTTTATGAGCAAATTTTCCCTTATGTCAATATTGATAGAAGCGAATTTCCTAATGCACTAACCGTGCTTCCGGGCGATTTTGTTTCTACCGAAGACGGTTCGGGTATCGTTCACCTTGCTCCTGCATTTGGTGAAGATGACTATCAAATGTCAAAAACGCATAAATTGCCTTTTGCTCAACCGGTAACTCCCAACGGACATTTTACCGAAGATATGGGACCATTTGCCGGTAGAGCTATCAAGACTTTTGTTTATAAAGAACACACTGAAGAAGGCTCTGACAAGGACATTATTATTGCACTCAAATATGCCGATAAAATTTATCGTTCGACCAATGATTACGTCCATAGCTATCCGCATTGCTGGCGGACAGGCAACCCGATTATGTATTATGCTCGTGAATCGTGGTTTATCAAATCGCCCGAATACAAGCAGCAAATGGTTGACCGCAACAAGGAAATCAATTGGCAACCACCCGAAATTGGCAGCGGAAGATTCGGAAATTGGCTTGAAGATGTCAAAGAATGGTCACTGTCGCGAGACAGATACTGGGGAACGCCACTTCCGATTTGGGTAAATGAAAACGACAAAAGCGATTATTTCGCAGTTGGTTCGATTGCCGAATTGAATGAAGGCAAATACGAAATGCCTGACGGTAAGCGTGTTTCTTTAGACCAATCCGGACAAGAAATTGATTTGCACCGCCCATTTGTTGATAGTGTTGTCTTCGAGAAGAACGGCACTACATATCGCAGAGTTCATGAAGTGATTGATGTTTGGTTCGATTCAGGTGCTATGCCTTTTGCCCAATTGCATTATCCTTTTGAAAATAAAGATATTTTCGACAAAATTTTCCCAGGCGATTTTATTGCCGAAGGAATTGACCAAACAAGAGGCTGGTTCTATACTTTGCATAATATTGCTGTCGCATTATTCGACAAACCGGCATTCAAAAATATTGTTGTCAATGAATTGATATTGGATAAAAATGGCGTCAAAATGTCCAAAAGACTCGGCAATACCGTTGACCCGTTTGTTCTGATGAACAATTATGGTGCCGATGCCGTCAGATGGTATTTGTTCACTAATAATCCACCATGGAAAACTACAAAATTCAACGAAGAAGACATCGCCAAAACTGTGATTTCCGATTTCTTGCGCTCCTTGACTAATACTTATGCCTTTTTTGCACTTTATTCGAATATTGATGAATTTGACGGCAGCGAATCTTTCATTGAAGTGCAGGAACGCCCGGAAATTGACAGATGGATTATCTCGCGTCTAAATACTTTAGTCAAAGAATATCGCTTTTTGATGGACAATTACGAAATGACCAAAGCGCCCCGCGCCTTGCAAGCTTTTGTTATTGACGAATTATCAAACTGGTACATCAGACGCAATAGACGCAGATTCTGGAAAGGCGAAAAAGATGCCGATAAAATCGCAGCGTACCAAACTTTGCGTGAAGTCCTGGTGACTATTGCAAAATTGATGTCACCTGTAGCGCCGTTCATTAGCGAGTATTTGTACTTGAGATTACGTGCTGATGCTGACCCAATCTCGGTGCATTTGAATGATTTGCCTGAAGTAAAAGAAGAGTTGATTGAAACAGACTTGGAAACAAGAATGAATGCTGCTCAAATAATTACTTCGCTTGCAAGATTCTTACGCGAGAAAGCAAATATTAGAGTACGTCAACCATTACGCAGGATTCTTATTCCGGTGAATTCGCCTCAGCAACGACGAGATATTCAGTCAGTTGAGAGCATTATCAAAGAAGAAATCAATATTAAAGCTATAGAATACGTTTCAGCCGAGGAAACAAGTATCGTCAAAAAATCGGCGAAACCGAATTTCAAAGTCATTGGTAAGAAATTTGGCAAACAAGTTCAATTTGTTGCAAATTCAATCAAGGCTTTGACTGATGATGAAATCAAAGAATTGGAACATAATAACAAACTTGCAATTCAAACTGAAGCCGGAACTTTTGAAATCGTGACTGAAGATGTTGAAATCATCAGCCAAGATATTGAAGGTTGGTTAGTCGCATCGGAAAGTAATCTTACCGTTGCGATTGATACAACTCTTGACGAAGAATTGATTTTCGAAGGATTATCTCGCGAATTTGTAAGCAAAATTCAAAAGATTCGAAAGGACAGTGGCTTTGAAGTGACTGATAGAATCATAATCGGCTACAACTCGAGCGATGAAATTCGTAAAGCGGTCGAAATGAAAATGGATTATATTCTCGGTGAGACATTAGCCGATAGTATCAGCTTTGATGCAGTTACTGACGGATATGACGATGTAGAAATTCTTGATGAAATGATTAAAATCATAATAAAAAGAGCAAATAAATAA
- a CDS encoding insulinase family protein, whose amino-acid sequence MRKLKVFISSLIMILAIISVASAQKSASGYALNSPIPMNPAVKQGVLDNGLTYFIMNNKKPENRAELQLVVLGGSLQEDDDQNGLAHFIEHMCFNGTKNFPKNDLIKFLESTGVRFGADINANTAYDRTYYMLTIPLDKDGLLDKGLLVLEDWLSNVSFDPEEIDKERGVVIEEYRVRNNAQTRTFRQHMPALAFGTKYPARDIIGDTTILRNAPREVFVRYYKDWYRPNLAAIIAVGDFDVAMMEKKIIQNFSDVKNPANPRVREENTFPIHRDTKVSIAVDPENQFSSIQMIYKHPERQRGTYGEYKENLMDGVFTNVFTERMQEYSRKPDSKLLFGMASHSRFPLGNINATTIIAVPKKENFLLGYEEFLIEAFRAFRNGVTN is encoded by the coding sequence ATGAGAAAACTAAAAGTTTTTATCTCCTCTCTTATTATGATTCTTGCGATAATCTCAGTTGCAAGTGCTCAAAAATCCGCTTCGGGCTACGCTCTCAATAGTCCAATCCCTATGAATCCTGCAGTTAAACAAGGTGTACTCGATAATGGCTTGACTTATTTTATAATGAATAACAAAAAGCCTGAAAATCGTGCCGAACTTCAACTTGTCGTATTGGGAGGTTCACTCCAAGAAGATGACGACCAAAATGGATTGGCTCACTTCATAGAACACATGTGTTTCAACGGAACTAAGAACTTTCCAAAAAATGATTTGATTAAATTTTTGGAATCAACAGGTGTTCGTTTTGGTGCAGATATCAATGCAAACACTGCTTACGACAGGACATACTACATGTTGACAATTCCATTGGACAAAGATGGGTTGTTGGACAAAGGCTTACTTGTACTCGAAGATTGGCTTTCTAACGTATCGTTCGACCCTGAAGAAATTGACAAAGAACGTGGTGTAGTAATCGAGGAATACAGAGTTAGAAATAATGCTCAAACTCGTACATTCCGCCAACACATGCCGGCTCTTGCTTTTGGAACAAAATATCCGGCAAGAGACATCATTGGCGATACTACTATATTACGTAACGCTCCAAGAGAAGTATTCGTTCGTTACTACAAAGATTGGTACCGCCCGAATTTGGCAGCAATTATTGCGGTTGGCGACTTCGATGTTGCTATGATGGAAAAGAAAATTATCCAAAATTTCAGCGACGTCAAAAATCCGGCTAATCCGCGCGTCAGAGAAGAAAACACGTTCCCGATTCATAGAGATACAAAAGTAAGTATTGCAGTTGACCCCGAAAATCAATTTTCTTCCATACAAATGATTTACAAACACCCTGAACGCCAACGCGGCACTTATGGTGAATACAAAGAAAACCTTATGGATGGTGTATTTACCAATGTGTTTACTGAACGTATGCAAGAATATTCACGCAAACCCGACAGCAAACTTCTTTTTGGTATGGCAAGTCATTCTAGATTCCCATTGGGTAATATCAATGCAACTACAATAATTGCTGTTCCTAAGAAAGAAAACTTTTTGTTAGGTTACGAAGAATTCCTAATCGAAGCATTCCGTGCATTCCGTAATGGAGTAACTAACTGA
- a CDS encoding SRPBCC domain-containing protein, translated as MKEEQIDWTSFRKRIFIAKPMDELYSAWATKLQIESWFLEKADYYAPEDRIRRADELIQKGDKYLWKWNNWDLAEEGEILEANGIDSISFTFGKGGNVHIYLHKLDNGTEVLLIQDNIPTDEVSKLNYYVECSTGWTFWLANLKAWLEHGITLNAVGIAHSDTKDLVNS; from the coding sequence ATGAAAGAAGAACAAATAGATTGGACATCGTTCCGCAAGAGAATTTTTATTGCAAAGCCAATGGATGAGCTTTATTCTGCATGGGCAACCAAACTCCAAATCGAATCGTGGTTCCTGGAAAAAGCAGATTATTACGCTCCGGAAGATAGAATCCGTCGTGCTGATGAGCTAATTCAAAAAGGGGACAAATACCTTTGGAAATGGAATAATTGGGACTTAGCCGAAGAAGGTGAGATTTTGGAGGCTAATGGGATAGACTCAATTTCATTCACTTTCGGCAAAGGTGGTAATGTACACATTTATTTGCACAAATTAGACAATGGCACAGAAGTATTATTGATACAAGATAATATCCCAACCGACGAAGTCAGCAAATTGAATTATTATGTCGAATGCAGCACCGGTTGGACATTTTGGCTTGCGAATTTAAAAGCTTGGTTGGAACATGGCATTACACTAAACGCAGTTGGAATTGCCCATTCTGATACTAAGGATTTGGTCAATAGTTGA